In Desulfomicrobium escambiense DSM 10707, the DNA window CGCCGGGGATGTTTTGGATGATGGCGCATGCCGCGTGCAGGTGGAGAACAGGATCCGCCTTTGCAGCGCGGACGGCCTGTGCCTCGCTGCCTGGACCGGACAGGCCTCGGGAGCCGTCACGGCCGGCGAAAGGGACTGTGCCCTTTCCCGCAGCGGATTTTCCCTGGCCTGGATCACCCTGAGCGACAAGGGGTCGCGCGGCGAGCGTGTGGACGCGAGCGGACCGTGCATCCGCGATACCGTCGCCGGGGCCATGGAGCTGAGCCTGGCCAGGGGGGTGATCATCCCGGACGAGCCGCTCATACTCAAGGCCGCCCTGGTCGACTGCTGCCTGAACCACGGCTTTGACCTCGTCTTCACTACGGGCGGGACTGGAGTGGGGCCGCGCGACATCACGCCCGAGGCGACACTGCCCCTGCTGGACAAGAGGCTGCCGGGCTTCGAGCGGGCCATGACCCTGGCTTCCCTGGCCAAGACCCCGCACGCCGTCATTTCCCGGGCAGTGGCCGGGACCATGGGGAAATCCCTGGTGGTCAACCTGCCGGGCAGCCCCAAGGCCGTGCGGGAAAATCTGGCGGCCATCCTTCCGGCCCTCAGGCACACGGTGGAAAAACTCCAGGGAGACCCAAGGGATTGTGGACAATAACCCCGAGCTGACACCCTCCGCCGAACTCAAAAGCTTTTTCGTCAAATTTTCCGTGATCCGTCTCGGAATCATGGTCTTTCTTCTCATGCTGGCCGTGTCCGAAATCCTGAACCTTTCGGATCGGGGTCTGCGGCTGGAAGTCGACAGGGATGTCCAGTACATTCTCTTCTTCGCCTCCGGGTTCGCTCTGAGCGTCGCCTATCTCCTGGCGTCGAAACGGTTCATCGGCTCCATGGCCCTGTTCCGCTTCCAGCTCACCGCGGACCTCTTCCTGACCACGTGGTGGATTGTGCTGACCGGCGGGTCGTTCAGCGCCTTCATGATCCTCTACATCCTGTGCCTCTTCTTTTACGGCCGCATCGTCGGTTTCCAGACGATCGTCTTCTCCTCCCTCGTCGTCTGGGTCCTTTTGTTCCTCATTTCGTGCGTGCAGTTCTATTTTCCCGGGCTGTGGGGGCAGATGCACATCCGCGGTTCCGATCTGGCCTACAACTACAGCCTGTTCACCCTGGCCCTCATTCTGGTCGCCTCCCTGGTCAAACTGAGCCGCACGGCGGAAAACAGGCTTCTGCAGCGTCTCATCGAACAGGAAGGGGCCCTGCGCAGGTCCGAGGAAATCAAGTACCGCGTTTTCGACTGGCTCGACGCGGGCCTGCTGGTGGTCGACGACGACCGGCGCGTTACCAGCATCAACCAGCGGGCCCTGGACTGGCTTCCTGGTTACGACCGCAGCCGGGCCATCGGCGCGCTGCTCGATTCCCTCTATCCGGAGTTCGTTCCCTTCTGGGGGGATCGCCGCAAATCCACCCGCCGCCACATGGTCGTGAGCACGGACCGCGACCTTGTCTTTGGCTTCAAGATGACGGAGCTGCCTGAAAACCAGGGCTGGATGATCCTCTTCTCGGACATCACCGAAGTGCAGAAGATGGAACGCCAGATCAAGGAAATGGAGAAGATGGCCAGCGTGGGCGAGCTGGCCGCCGGCCTGGCCCACGAGATGAAGAACCCTCTGGCCGGCATCAAGACGAGTCTGCAGCTTCTGCTGTCCGACGATCTGGAGAAGGACTTCTCGGAGCGCCTCTCAAGGGTCATCCTGCGCGATATCGACCGCCTCGACTTCCTGCTCAAGGATTTTCTCATCTTCGCCCGCCCGCAGGCGCCAAGCCCAGATCACCTTGTTCTGGGCGAAGAGATCGAGCATGTGCTCATGCCCCTGCGCCTGCAGCATCCCCGGGTCAGGATCCGCGTCGATGTCGGTGACGCTTCCTGCCCCTTCGACCGCAACCAGTTTCATCAGATCCTCGTCAACCTGCTGGTCAACGCCATGCAGGCCCTGGAAGATGCGGACGACCCCGAGATCGTCATCTCCGCGTCCCGCGAAAACGCAAAATTGGTCCTTTCCATTTCCGACAATGGCCCGGGGCTGAGCCAAGGCGTCGAAGAGAAGTGCTTCGACCCCTTCGTCACCACCAAACCCGTCGGATCGGGGCTGGGCCTGGCCATCGCACGCCGCCTCGCGGCCCAGAACGGGACCTTCATCGACCTGCAGAACAACCCTTCCGGAGGGGCCAGGGCCGTCCTGGTCCAGGATGAATCATTTTTCCGCCCCCGAGCGGACCAGGATGCACCGTGAACACCTACATCGCAGACCTCCACCTCCATTCCCGGTTTTCGAGGGCCACGAGCAAGAACCTGACGCCGAGAAACCTGGTGGCCTGGGCCGCGGTCAAGGGCATCGACGTGCTGGCCACGGGAGACTTCACGCATCCCGGCTGGATGGAGATGATCCAGTCCCAGCTTGAACCGGGAGAGGACGGTCTGTTCCGACTGCGCGAGGCCAAGGGCCTGGAGGCGGAGCTGCCCTGGTTTTCCGGCAATCTCGACGCCTCGGGCATCCGCTTCGCGCTGTGCACGGAGATCAGCTCCATCTACAAGCGCGGCGGCAAGGTGCGCAAAGTCCACAACCTGGTCTTCATGCCCGGCCTGGACGCGGCCCTGAGGTTCAACACTCGTTTGGCCCAGGTCGGCAACCTGGCCTCGGATGGGCGGCCCATCCTTGGGCTTGATTCGCGCGACCTCCTGGAGATGGTCCTGGAGACGGACCCGCAGGCCTATCTCATCCCGGCCCACATCTGGACGCCCTGGTTTTCCGTCTTCGGTTCCAAGTCCGGGTTCGACCGCATCGAGGACTGCTTCGGCGATTTGAGCGGCGAGATTTTCGCCCTGGAGACGGGCCTGTCGTCGGACCCCGAGATGAATTGGCTGTGGAGCGCCCTGGACCGTTTCTCCCTGGTCTCCAACTC includes these proteins:
- a CDS encoding sensor histidine kinase, with amino-acid sequence MDNNPELTPSAELKSFFVKFSVIRLGIMVFLLMLAVSEILNLSDRGLRLEVDRDVQYILFFASGFALSVAYLLASKRFIGSMALFRFQLTADLFLTTWWIVLTGGSFSAFMILYILCLFFYGRIVGFQTIVFSSLVVWVLLFLISCVQFYFPGLWGQMHIRGSDLAYNYSLFTLALILVASLVKLSRTAENRLLQRLIEQEGALRRSEEIKYRVFDWLDAGLLVVDDDRRVTSINQRALDWLPGYDRSRAIGALLDSLYPEFVPFWGDRRKSTRRHMVVSTDRDLVFGFKMTELPENQGWMILFSDITEVQKMERQIKEMEKMASVGELAAGLAHEMKNPLAGIKTSLQLLLSDDLEKDFSERLSRVILRDIDRLDFLLKDFLIFARPQAPSPDHLVLGEEIEHVLMPLRLQHPRVRIRVDVGDASCPFDRNQFHQILVNLLVNAMQALEDADDPEIVISASRENAKLVLSISDNGPGLSQGVEEKCFDPFVTTKPVGSGLGLAIARRLAAQNGTFIDLQNNPSGGARAVLVQDESFFRPRADQDAP
- a CDS encoding MogA/MoaB family molybdenum cofactor biosynthesis protein encodes the protein MRITWKNPWQPGPVIIAVGMDHGLAHGLIDTAQELRAGDVLDDGACRVQVENRIRLCSADGLCLAAWTGQASGAVTAGERDCALSRSGFSLAWITLSDKGSRGERVDASGPCIRDTVAGAMELSLARGVIIPDEPLILKAALVDCCLNHGFDLVFTTGGTGVGPRDITPEATLPLLDKRLPGFERAMTLASLAKTPHAVISRAVAGTMGKSLVVNLPGSPKAVRENLAAILPALRHTVEKLQGDPRDCGQ